The genomic DNA CACCGACACCTCGAACCCCGCGACGGTGAAGCGGTCGCCGTCGTTCACCACCTGCACCCGTTCGCCGAGCCCCGTCAGGTGCCGGGCCACGCCCGGGCAGGTGTAGACGGGCAGCTCCGACTCAGCCAGCCGGTCGGCGTCGAAGTGGTCGAGGTGTTCGTGGGTGACGAGGACGGCATCGGCTCGGTTCAGCGCCTCGGCCTCCGGCGTCATCACCCCCGGGTCGACGACGATCGACCGGCCGCCCTTCTCCAGGCGTACGCACGCGTGGCCGAACTTCGTCAGCTTCATGAGGGCCATGCTGGCATGAGCCGCCCGTCCGCAGGGCGGGGCCGCGATCGGGTTCAACACCTCGGGTGGTGACAGTGGTGACAGTGGTGACAGTGTCGAGGCGGCCCGGCGCCGGCTGTGACGTCGGCGCGGGCGAGCACGCGTGACAGGAAGCGGTCGAACGGCAGGCCGAGTCCCTGGGTGAGCAGGGGGTCCGGGCCGCCGTGGTACGCCAGCAGCCGGGACCGCTCGCTCTCCAGCAGGCCACGCAGGCGTTCGGCCAACTCCGGGCCGTCCCCGGACAGGTCGCGCGTCTCGCCCGGGTCCGCGCGCAGGTCGAACACCGACGAGTCCGGGCGGCGCGGGCGACCGTAGAAGTCCGGCAGCGGCGTGCCGTCGGCGAGCGCGGTGACCGGCTGGATCAGCTTGTGGTCGGGTGTACGCACCGACACCGACGCCTGCCGGGTGGATTCCACGGTCAGCACGTGCTCGCGGCCGGGTGCGGCGGGATCGGTCAGCACGGAGCGCAGGCTGGTCCCGGTCAGCGGGTACGCCGGCAACGGGATGTCGCCCAGATCGCACAGTGTCGGCAGCAGGTCCTCGTGTGAGACGAGGGCGCCGCGCCTGCCCGGTGCGAGGCCGGGCACGCGCATCATCAGGACAGTGCGGGTCACCGCGTCGTACAGCCCGTGGTGGTCGAAGTGGAAGTCGCCCTCGCCGAAGCACTCGCCGTGGTCGGACAGGACGACGAACACCGTGTCGTCCCACAGGCCCAGGCCGGTGAGCCCCTCGACCAGCCGGGTCACCTGCGCGTCGACCTGGCTTATCTCCCCGTCGTACTGCGCGACGACGTAGGCGTAGTCGTCCGGGTGCCGCAGCTTCATGTCGGCGAGGAACGCGTCGTAGTAGTCCGGCGACAGCGCCCGGACGTCGGTGAGGTCGAACGGCCCGGACCCCGGCTCGTAGTGGAGGGTGTCGTACGGCGGCCGCGGGCCGTATGGCGTGTGCGGGTCCCAGTAGTGCACGAACAGCAGCAGCGGGTCGTCCCCGGGTGCGTCGGTGGCGTCGGCGGCCAGCGAGAGCGCCGCGTCGGTGATCCGCGCGCTCTGGTCGCCGAAGGGCGTGTAGACGAAGCCGGAGTACTGCTCGAACCCGCGGGCGAACCAGCTGCCCCGGCCCGATCCCTGCACGACGAGGTTGTCGCACGCCGCGGTGTGGTAGCCCGCCTCCTGGGCGAGCTGCGGCAGGGTGGCGATCCGCCCACCCATCCGGTGCCGCGCCGGGTGGGTGACGACCTG from Actinopolymorpha sp. NPDC004070 includes the following:
- a CDS encoding sulfatase, which translates into the protein MRRRPHIVVVGIDTLRPDHLGCYGYRHPTSPGLDALAARSVVFDAFCAAGIPTTPAFTTLLTGLHPLVHQVVTHPARHRMGGRIATLPQLAQEAGYHTAACDNLVVQGSGRGSWFARGFEQYSGFVYTPFGDQSARITDAALSLAADATDAPGDDPLLLFVHYWDPHTPYGPRPPYDTLHYEPGSGPFDLTDVRALSPDYYDAFLADMKLRHPDDYAYVVAQYDGEISQVDAQVTRLVEGLTGLGLWDDTVFVVLSDHGECFGEGDFHFDHHGLYDAVTRTVLMMRVPGLAPGRRGALVSHEDLLPTLCDLGDIPLPAYPLTGTSLRSVLTDPAAPGREHVLTVESTRQASVSVRTPDHKLIQPVTALADGTPLPDFYGRPRRPDSSVFDLRADPGETRDLSGDGPELAERLRGLLESERSRLLAYHGGPDPLLTQGLGLPFDRFLSRVLARADVTAGAGPPRHCHHCHHCHHPRC